The genomic window AGTCCAAGGTGAGCAATTTATTACATTAAGGGATGATGTTTCAAAATCATATAGCCTACAAACTTTTTACATATACTTAGACTATTTATATAACTGAATTCAAGAATGTTAAGTCTAGTACCTAACTAAACTCATATGTACTTGAACTCAGCATTTAACTGAACTCAAGGGTATTGGATCTGACATCTTGTTGAACCCAAAATATTGGGGCTACAAGCAAGTCAAATCCATGTCATTTGAGCTTGGTTTTCTTTCAAGTCTAAATATATTGGGTTATTGCCTTACTTTTggcttttttaaatatatacttttaagaaaagaaaaaaaacaaatatatataaaataagttgaTTTTGGCATATTAAGGATGGCACATGTATGGGCCTGTGACCCACTTGCCTTCCGTATTGAAGAAAAGCCCCACAGAAAACAAAAGCCACATGCCCATCAAATTCACAAGGTGTCACAACTCACAACCACACCTTCCTGATGAATACCACTCGTCTGAGGGGCCCCTGACTCCAATATTTAATCACATTataaactacaaaaacaaaattagtgtaaaaaaattaaagatttttgttTCCAATTTCCTGTAATTTAgccatgccaaaaaaaatatagtcaaATTCGAATAGTTTTTGTTACATtgactaatttaataatataattatataaaaaaaaaacactagcatTACTAAAAAAAgagcaacaataaaaaaaaaacccaaaaaaatactCAAGTTATGATTCAAATAGGTTTCATAACCTCGATCAAatatgataaatgaaaaaattagaggatgaaattaaaaaaaaaagttttataaattatttcaaataaaaaaatagtaatcaaaagaataaagatcaaatctgaagtaaaacaaattgaaaggtttggcgtAAAAATCGAGGAGAAAGaaactaataagaaaaaagattatcaaCATCAAACCAGAGATCCATTAACCAAACACTTCTTCCATGCATGGAGAGGCTGCTAAGGAGGTTCCAACATCGTCTCGTAATTCGATGTTCGGTTATCGTGTGTTATCTGAAGTGCGCAGACATCACCCATACGCTGATGTTTGCAATGCACGcctcaactattttttttaataattattatatttattagattACTAAATCATCCCTTAGTCAacttgataataatataaaaaaaaataacgaaaaagataaaagaacatGTATGCTGTTAAACAAATTTGGCTTTTTAgggtattttagtaattttgttatgttttggaaagtaaaaacccataaaatatacatgtattaaataaaaatatattttataactatGTGTTTTTATAAAGATTGATCTTATTATCGTCATCGATATTATTGAAATTACGGAGTCTATGAAACCCAGAATTTATACAACCTCGCAAAGGCTAGCTGTCACTATAAGATCTCTAAGtagtataaaattatagatgaaaatGACATTAACCACTCTTTCCTTTGCATCCACATAACCACATTGGTTGAAGGCTATATAAAGAAAACGTCAGTTTTCTCCATTACCATTTCTAGCTTAAGAACAAGAGAGTCTCTtctaaactcaataaaaaataaataaaataaaagcatgtTTTGTAGATGCATGTGCTATTAAATGCAGCATTCTAAACTCTCTAGTCTTGCCACATGTTTTGTGGGGTTTTTCGTGAACCCCGTCGTCTTTCCAGTAACTGGGTGAGGAAGTAGAATTTTGGAAGTGCTTTCAAGGAGAGTAGAAAACGAGTCCATATCACGGCATGGCCCAGCTGCTTCACAGTCAGAAAAAAGGCTAGACACCTTTGAAATGTGCCTGCCAGGCTTAAAAACACGTTCCCGTGTGCATCCCAGTTACTTGATTGATCTCGTGCATATGCTTGGAAAGCAACTTCACcgaattattattaattttagccTAGCTTAGCTTCACGCGCTTCTTGCACTCGATGATCCAATGAGGATCTCTCTATAATCTTCGATTCTGTACTGATATGCCATAAATTTGAAGATGATTTTGGAAGAAAGTAAACTTGCTTCAGCCTTTCAatccataattataataaacagTAACATACATCTGCCAGGTATCACAGCACCTGAAACCAATATATTGCTCTTGACAATTACAAAGCGCCATCATAAAAGTTGGCTCATTCTTTGAAAATGCTTCTGATCACAAATTCAATTAGATAATTTAGGCAAGTGCTAGGTGATTTGTTAGGTGTCGGTGGTCTGTAGGAAGCAAAATGGCTGCTGGTTTCAGCAGAGCAATTCGAAAGCAGACAGGCAAAATTTACATCGCCATTACTAAAAGGGATTAACCGCTGCTTGAGTATCATCAAGCTGGCATCAATTATAGCCAAGGCAAAGATAAAGTACGATGAACCTTGAAGCTGTAACTTGATGTTTGAACGCagttttttcttacaaaagaaTTGACCGAAAAACGAAAGaataggaaaaaacaaagcagaaaagtaataataaagaagaaaaaccttGCATGTGAAAAGAAGCATGAACACTATCTACCCTATCTTCCATTCCCACCTGCAGTCATTCTTCTGTCCATATAACACAATATTTTCTCATGTTGAGTGGGGAATGTATTGGGGTTCTGGAGGGTTGGAGGCTAATCAAGAAAAGCAGCACCCCCAGCCCAGATCAATTTCCCCATGTAATTTTTCCTTTCAGTGATAATCATATTTGTTGTCCACCCATGTCGCCCATGTTTTTATCAGCATTCTATCTGACAAAACCTATCGTGCTTCCTTCACTGAACCTGCTCGCCTATCAAATCTAGGCCAACAAGCAAGAATGATATCCCTTGAAATAGCAAGAAGTAGAAATGAATCCCCTGAGCAGAAAGCAAACTCCTTGCTGAAGCTGTTAAAAGAAGGAAAGCCAGTGCCAACTCTTTCATATATATTCTATTatgcttctttttcttcttgtccTTTTGATCTTGTTGCATAATTTCTTCCTTCAATTCTTCAAGATTTGGCTCTGAAGAACCCCTTTGATGCTTTGTCTCTTTCTTCGCCAAGGAAACAAGATCACCCTCAGAAGAGCGGCCAGACTTCTTAGTAACAACCCATTCATAGGCACTTCCAAGCTGGAATAGGCCAGAGATCATAGCATTGAACTTGGTCACTGACATAGTGTTTTCAAACAGAAGGTAAGGGACAATGAAAGGGAAGGATTTGGGGGCTGGGAGAATGTTGAGAAATGACATGGTAGCTGGAATGTAACACACAACCCATGCTGGGAGCTCAGCCTCTGGTATAAACATTGTCATGGGGAGAATTATGCAGAAGAGTGTGAAAGAATAAAATGGTAGGATAAGCTTTCTAAgcagaaagaagagaaaaaccatgTTGAATTTCTTCCATATGCTAATCTACAAAAGACCAATACAACAAAGTCAGCAAATAGTGCCAGCACAAAAACAGGGAAAAATTGTAATTAGAACAAAgagtatttgaaaaaatatatacctTGGATCGAATAATAGCAGGTAAACAGAGTCTGAACAGCTGCATGGGTCCAGAATGCCATCTGTGTTGTTGCTTTCTATATGCTTCATATGATTCAGGCAATTCACACTGACactgaacatttttttaaaaaaaaactactgttAAACCACATTAAAACCATTGACTACTACTAGTTTGGTGAGAAACTCACTGAAATCAATGACAAAAACATCCggtaatataaaactaaaaagaaatatttattatacCTCAACATCATTGAGGAAAATGAATTTCCAGCCATGAAGATGGGCACGAACAGCAATGTCCATGTCCTCAACAGTAGTCCTCTCTAACCAACCACCAGAATCTTCCAAAGCTTTTATCCTCCACACCCCAGCAGTCCCATTGAATCCAAAGAAGTTAATGAAAATACCATTCACTTGCTGCTCTACTTCGAAATGAAATGCTAAATTAATGTTCTGCAACCTAGTCAACAAGTTCTCATCCTTGTTCACAAAAGACCACCTTGCCTGGACAAGCCCTAGCTCCTCATTACCCTGTAATGCCACATTCAATTTCAATACTTGGGTCTTTAATTACTAGAATGGTTGAATTAGCTGCTTATCCTATTATGCCACAGAATTTCACATAAATCAACTCAAATTCgatcaaaataaattgtataatAAGGAATCAAAGTGAAGTACCTTGAAGTGAGGGACTGTTCTTTTAAGAAAGTCGGGGGTTGGCTGGAAATCGGCATCGAAAATAGCCACAAATTCATAGTCTTTGACATAGCTACAATTCATAGCAGACTTGAGATTACCAGCTTTATAGCCATCTCTAATTACACGATGCCTATACAAAATGTGGGCACCCTCTTGCTGCCATTTATTAACCTCCTCTTTAATCAACAATTGCGTAGTTGGATCATCAGAATCATCTAGAATTTGTACTAAAATCTTCGATTTCGGCCAGTCTAAATTACACACAGCAGCTATAGATTGTTGGTAAACCtacgagaaaaaaaaacgaataaaaCACCAagtaaccaaataaaattaaagagctAAAAATGTGAAATTTGAAGTTACCTCTTTCTCATTGCACATGGGAATCTGGACAAGAACCATGggaaaaaatccattttcacCAGATTCAAGATCAGCAACAGCGTCTTGATTTGGGATTGGTTTAATATTCTTAAACCGGATCCAGAAACAACCCAAACAAAGAACAAGCCTGTCAATACTCTGGACAAGGAAGAGCACGATACACGCATTGGCTAGAAATTGCAAAGGAGGAGCAAGATACTCCACACGAAACAAAACCCACCGTGAATACAAGGAATCAAAGATATCTTGAAACCCAAATGGCATCGCTAATAAGTACTGCAATTGCAGATGTGGAGCTCCGAAATGCCACCCCTTAAAATAAGCAGCAACTTCAAATCCTAACAGCAAAACTGACAGCCAAAGAAAAATCTTGATGAAAGTATAGAATCTAGTTTTCACTGTTGGGTTCTCATTTTCCCGGTCGATGTCGGTGGTTTCGATGTCCGTGCGGCCAGAGTGGATGCGGCGCTTGATAGCGGAGCCGAGAGTGACCATTGCGGTGGCAATGGAGGTCAAGCAACCGGCAGCCTTGTGGGCTTTTAAGAGAAGGACCCATGTAAGTTGTTTAGCGTTTTTGTTACGTGATTTGTCGCGGCCGAGCCGACTCGGTGAGTCAGTGATTAAGAAGTC from Populus trichocarpa isolate Nisqually-1 chromosome 5, P.trichocarpa_v4.1, whole genome shotgun sequence includes these protein-coding regions:
- the LOC7489772 gene encoding probable xyloglucan glycosyltransferase 12; translation: MAPLFDWWAKDSHRGTPVVVKMENPNWSMVELEGPSEEDFLITDSPSRLGRDKSRNKNAKQLTWVLLLKAHKAAGCLTSIATAMVTLGSAIKRRIHSGRTDIETTDIDRENENPTVKTRFYTFIKIFLWLSVLLLGFEVAAYFKGWHFGAPHLQLQYLLAMPFGFQDIFDSLYSRWVLFRVEYLAPPLQFLANACIVLFLVQSIDRLVLCLGCFWIRFKNIKPIPNQDAVADLESGENGFFPMVLVQIPMCNEKEVYQQSIAAVCNLDWPKSKILVQILDDSDDPTTQLLIKEEVNKWQQEGAHILYRHRVIRDGYKAGNLKSAMNCSYVKDYEFVAIFDADFQPTPDFLKRTVPHFKGNEELGLVQARWSFVNKDENLLTRLQNINLAFHFEVEQQVNGIFINFFGFNGTAGVWRIKALEDSGGWLERTTVEDMDIAVRAHLHGWKFIFLNDVECQCELPESYEAYRKQQHRWHSGPMQLFRLCLPAIIRSKISIWKKFNMVFLFFLLRKLILPFYSFTLFCIILPMTMFIPEAELPAWVVCYIPATMSFLNILPAPKSFPFIVPYLLFENTMSVTKFNAMISGLFQLGSAYEWVVTKKSGRSSEGDLVSLAKKETKHQRGSSEPNLEELKEEIMQQDQKDKKKKKHNRIYMKELALAFLLLTASARSLLSAQGIHFYFLLFQGISFLLVGLDLIGEQVQ